Part of the Echeneis naucrates chromosome 1, fEcheNa1.1, whole genome shotgun sequence genome, ATCTCAACAGAAGATCCGAGCATCCTCCATCAGGACTCACACCGACAGCAACACGGGGACTGGTGCGCCCTCAGAGGCGTTCCTGGCACCGGGCAGGCCGTCCCATCCGGTCCATCCATCCCATCCTGAGCACTGCGGCTCCCCCTCAGCACCGCGTCCGCCAGATCTGCCGGTTTAAAACGGCGACAGGTCAGCAGCAAAACCCCCACCGCAATtcgtccacacacacacacacacacacacacacacacacacacacacacacacactcacatcctCCTTGGTCCTCTGCTGCAAAGGCATCTgccgtcctcctcttcctcctcctcttcctcacccccccctcccctccccgtCACCGAAGAGTTAGTACTAATgttaaactgtttttgtttttgttttgtttttttagaaataaaacaaaaagacaaacaaaacccaCCAAATTTGACGGTTTAGTCCAACAAATATTCTACTTTAAATTAAAGGGATTAAAGgaattttattgtattttgaaGCCGCTGCAGCAGAAAGTACTAACTGCCTTTAATCTGTTACCATGACGACGGCGCCCTCGCCCCTccccaggacacacacacacacacaatttgttGTTGAAGAAATTATTATACAAACACGATAAACAactgtttgtttaatttatggCTGGTAATGCGCGGGATGTGTCtcttttattgatttgtttatattttaaatgtattaaactTGTTCTTCTTAAAGTCACAACCACAGAGATATCTGTACTAACCACATAAACatgctaataaaaataaaaataagatttaaagtcatttttcctctgttttgggGCCATATCTATAAAAGAGATGGAGTACCCTCTGAATATAAAACCTGCACAGTGTAACACCACCACCTTGTGTTGGGACAAAGACTCTTCTGGGCATTTATGAATGAAGAGGGAGTGCTCTGAAATACTGTAGGTAAGTATCAGTAACAGTAACTTGCATTTTTAAATTCTCAATGGTCCAATATCAAAGTGACTTATTTTACATGTATGAAGTTATTGATATATGTAATACACCAATGGTGAAATGtctatatgtatatgtatgaaaatatatCTATGATGACTTTGGATTGTATCGCATGCTGTGACCATATTTTAATGACACACATTTGACAGAGATCCGCAGGTTCAATAGAACAAAGTAAAATTGTATAAGCTTATGTCCAGACATCCTGTACAAAATCCACCAATCTTATTACCTTCTAGTCGGTTTTGCTCATTCTGGGAAAGTGGGCTCAGACTTTTGGAACTTGCTGATATCAACATAAACTTTCAATAGATATACATGAATGTAACATATGTCTAAGATGTAagcatacatacatatttgtaaaaaaaaaaacccccaataTAGACTGTCTTACAACAGTAATCCAAacaaattattcacatttttgttgtttgttaaaTTGATGACAATGATTGTCAGAAATCAGATCTTTCTGATCTGATGTCAGCAGTAAAGACCAGGCAAATCAAGTTTAAATGTATAGCTCATTATCATACACAGGGTGACTCAGTATGcttaatggaaataaaactgttaCAAACAGTTGCAGCTTGGGCAGATTGGCTAACCATTGGGAGCTGGTTCCAGCGTAGGACTGATGGACATTTTGATTTAACTCTGGGCACCAGAGCTGAACTCACAAACCTATGGAAGTCTTACAGAGATGTACTTTGAACATTTAACAAATATACTCAAGGCCTAACGAATTTATTGCCTTAACACTAACACTTTAAGAGTAACACTTTGAATTCAGTTGTGTATCTAGTTAAACcattgtttttaacattttctcattGCTCCTGACTCCAGGTAGACGCTATGCTCCAACTTAATTTCTTGTTCCCTGTCTCAGTTTTGTCTTGATTTAGCTGATGACTCTGAGCCTCTGACTGGCTGGCTGTTTTGATTGAATAGAAATTAATCAGATTTGAAATCacccaaaataaatcaaatactACATAGGTCTGTTGGTGGGTTGAAATAGACTGggtgttgtgacatcacaaagtaaCGGAAAGTAAGATGGGCAGACTCTTCCCCAAGGTCTTAAAGTTGTTCAACCAAAACCCAACCAAGCTGCCTGCCTGTCCACATGAATGCATACATTTTCTTGGAATCGCATTAAAACTGTGAAGCTCTTTATCTATCTCCCACAAGAGATTTGGGTTAGGCACAAGATTTTGTGTTTCAAGAGATCTCCttatatttcaaatttaaactcTCATCTTCATTTGAGTCACTCTATACAAGGGCACTCTGAGTAACTAATTAACGGCTTAAAAGGAAAATCTTGTTGAGCAGCACTGCCTGAGTCAAAGCTAATGAAATACTGTGGAGCAGGAATtggtggagaaggagaaacacTTCCTTGAAAATCTTTCTTATCATTTGACAAGCACCcaatcttttttgtttgaatttgcatGTAAAGGTTGGGCACGATGTGCATCCTATCCTAATgataattttaaaaaacaagagaaacaaaaaaatatacaaacattttaattttataaatacaGATGAAAACATTCAATTTGATGATGAACAGCTGTTATATTCGTAAAGCTACAGCATAAGTCTGTGTGCGTGAGTTATTCAAGAAAATCATCAGGTGCAGGCAATGTAATGTAACATCAAAACTACTAAATActtttcaaaagtaaaaaaataataaataaaaaacctccATGACATCATATGTATGAATTGTCTTGGTGCGTTTGATGCAATATTTCAATAGATTTCATATGCATACATATTGAtgttataataattatattgcTTGTagtaatatatttttgtatttgaatattGCTTTCAATATTCATGCAACAGTACATGCCCATGTAACAGTCAACAATTAATAAAGCAATTGGGTATATTATATCTGTAACTCTGAGTCATTATGTATTGTTATTGATTGTAACGCCATCTATTAAAAATCAGTAGTGTAGTTCTATATATTGTGTCCATGTTTGTAAGATCTAGTTCTGGTATTTAGGCCCATGAGGTTTTAGGATTGAAAAGACATTCTGTGCTTATAATGACAAAGGGCTGTTCCATTTGTTCTCCTCTTTGGTCTCCTCGTGAATTTTCACTTGTTGCAGGTTTCTATATTTACCCTGATGGTCTTTGCTTCCTTGAAGGCTTTTAGCATAACGTGACCTCCAGTCTCTTTCAAATGCAGACTTCACATGCTCCAAGATTGTCTCCCCATCCTCTTTGAGgctatttttcatttcaaccaCCAGCCCAACTCCTGCATTGATGGCAAAGTCACTACCAACCCAGTCATGGTTgcctgtggggggaaaaaaaaaaaaaaaaaaggcagatgtgCTGTTTCCAACAGGTGTTACCTCAAGAAAAATTCAGTATGCGTATTTCTCTCTTCTTGATTCACATGCACAAATTCACAGTAAGTGCACTTTGGTGCTCTCTgaatcatttggaaaaagtTAGCCAACTTAGTTCAGTCCAAAGGTCCATATTAGCCACCTGCGAATACCTCTTATTCAGGCAATTCTtaacagttgtgttttcatttttccattcaAATATAACAGAcagaatataaaacaataaaaagaaaacaatattaTATGTTAATGTGGGAACTTTAAATGTATTACTTGGCATATAGTTTTCCCTTAAGAAAGAGCCTGGCCTGCTGTGTCCTCCTGCTCTTGTGCAAAGCTTAGCCAAATGTCTGCgtgtagcttcatatttaatgGATGGTGTATGAGTAGTATCAATCACTCTGTGGGAAGGCTAAGCATTGTTTCCACTGTCAAATGATTCTTATAAAACTAGAATTCACAAAGAAATTCAAAGCCTTATGAAATATCctgaaaatctgtaaaaaaaatacaaattaaataaaatatgagagCAAATGGAAATATTGCAAACACATAACACATAGCCTACCAATGTAGACAGCGTTGTCAGTCACCATGTACTTGTTGTGGTTGAGTCCATGTTGAATGTCATCTTTTTGTTCTCTGTGACTAAAAAACCtctgcagaaaatgaagaaaaaacaagtatgTACAAAACCATTTAATCATGAATATTTTCAGAATGAACCAAGAAATCAAGTCCAGATGTTTGCTGCCAAAACTAAACTACAGCTATTGTTGAAATTCACATACCACCTCGAGGGAACAGTTCTGCAGCTGCATGCACAGAGACTTGAGGGAAGTGGCAAAGTTAAAGGTGAGGGGGTGAGTCTTCTTCCAGAAGCTTATCAGCAGGCGAACTCTGACACCTCGCAAAACCACAGCCTCTCTGATTGCTTCATCAAGAGGCGACCAATACCTTTTGATACAAGCTATATTAGTGTTTAATAACCTGAAAGCACAGAAAGACTGATACGTGTCACTTAAATTCATGTCAGGGGGACAAAAATGTAGCTAATAATAGATTTCATTGCCTTCTGCCACAGGCCCACAGGTGAACTTGAACACAAATGATATGATTAACTCCGCCacagaaggtcaaaggtccTACACATAGACTGTTTGAATGTCACTGGCTTTGTACCTTGTAACTGTGGCCCCTCTGAATCTCCTGCTCACCAGAGGGAGGTAGTCGGTCACAGATATGAAGATAAACCTGTTCGCACTCTGGATAACTTGATAAATAGCATCTACATCTCTGGTGCGATCTTTTGGGCAGAAGAGTTCCGGAGAGGTCTGCAGAAAAGATACACCACGCACCAAAAATTAACCATTAGATTAATTAGATTACAAGCAAGTGAAAAGCCGCGTGGTTTTGCCAGTGGACAAAAAATTTGCTTTCGTTTGCATGCTTTTAGTTTGCTCAACAATATCTGTGAAGTGTTTTGAACAAgggcaagaaaaacaacacatttttacagttatGTATCATTACTGGAAGAAATAAGACGAAGGAGGAGGTTGGAGTTGCCAGCAGCTAGTGACAGGGTGGCCCCATTAATTCCTATATTCCTATAATGATAAATGCCTCCAAAGCAAGTGGTAAGCTTCATTTTGCTTAGAGGGCAGCAAGATTCATTACTGTCAAATTAAGCTGAGATACTGAGATAGTCACACTCAAGATGCTCCTCAGCATGATATTAAGATGATTTACCAgacactgtgtgtctgttattAGTTAGTAATGAAACTTTCATAAAGGTGTTGGATATTGATGTCTTAAGAGGAATAGGAACCGGCGTAGCAAACATATAACCCTTTATCTGCTGTATTTGTTTACAGAGAAGCTATTTATGCGGTAGTAAGAAGCGGAAGCTGGAACAAGCCGCTCCTTACAGACACATAAGCCGTGGCATCAGTAGTGTTGAGCTGCAGCTCTAAGGCGTCATTCTTCCCGTAGAGGGCTGTAACTCTCTTTGACCAGATGGAGGGGATGTAGTCCCTCTCGTGAAGCTgccagtaaaacaaaaagactcGGTGGAGGTCCAGGGCCAGGCAGCTGCAGTTGTACACCACCACCCCCAGTTCTTTCCTCTGTGGGGCACCAGACAGGAGCACACAGGAAAAGGTGACGCAGCAGAAAAAGTTGCAGTTTGTTAGacatattttacacacacacacacacacacacaagatagTTTGATGAAGTCAGATATTATGCTGAGCTAAGTGTGAGAAAAGTAACACCCTGTCAGAGATTTTTTATGTTGTGATACTCTTAAGTTTATAATTGGATCATCTTTTCTGTGGGGACTGAGGATCACAGCTTTGTGAGGCTGCACCACACACTGTTGCACTCAGATAAATGCTTTCACAGCACGCTAACATGCTCACAGTGACAATGCTAAGAAGCTGGAACGAAGCGAGTACACTATGTTGTATACGGTTATCATGGTAAATGTTATAGACTCTAGTTGCGTATGCAGGACTTACGCAAAAAAATGTGTATGGTCCCAGAGACTCATTGTAATAACTTCAACTAAACAGAttatatgaataataattactttttaaatacTAATTTAATCTAATATTGACTTGATGGCGGTGAATGAAATGTGAGGCGATCCAGACTTAGCAACTAGCatagctggggaaaaaaactgcataaagaaaagcaaaaaagataATTAATTAGTTCTTAATTAATACTGCTCTGGTCATTAGCTACGGACAGGAatatgttttgtgttcattCTGTCATCGAAGGAAGAACACAGTTTCAGTCTACTCTAATAACCCATGTTTGATGCCTTGCTCCAGtttcatctctcttttcctgCGTGTCGGTCATTTTATGTCTACATGTGtgttcaccacacacacattcatgtatGTGTCCGTGCCTTCCCCCCCCCCTGGCTTTTTCCTTAATTACACTCAACAGTGGCTCTATCTCCAGCCAGCACTGAAGCATGAAAATTGCCAGGTAATTACTTCAAGTTACAGTATGGTTATGCTCCCTGGTTCCTCCTCCATTGTGAATTACATATGAAATGCAAAGTGAAATATACTTCATTTTCCCCGAGTCACCTCAGAAAGCAATTTTTCTGCGGCATGAAAAGGTACTGTGAAAGTAATCAAGAATGTGCTATTCCTCACGACGTCCCAATGGGAAGCAGAGGttatcatttcattaaatgtgtgcatgtccttattttatttctgagacCAAAAGATACAGTAGTTTGGAAATGAACTGCAGACTTGACTACAGCTGACTGCAGGAGCTGATCTATCCTCGTTTCTGACATTGCTCTGCGCGCACGTGTTTTTGACGCTTGCCGTTACCTTGGAGAGTGACCTCCAGTTCATATCAGCGCTCCCGATGTAAATGTGCTTCCGATCCACTATGATGAATGAGGAACGAAGTCCTCCTCTGGTAAGAGCTGTCATATTAACAAAATGAACCTCTGCATCTAGAAACAGACAGCGGTGAGTATGAAAAGTTCGACAAAACACAATGGAGAGAACTGCAGAAGACGGCCTTGGACCATCTTCATGGGTAAAGCGGGCAGGCAGCCAGAGCGACGGAAGCTGTGAAAACCAATAAGTAACATTTGCAAGTTGCATGTTTTTTCGACCTTGATTGTGTAGTTTGGCACATATGAAGGTTGTATAACTCATGCTGTGGAGCTGCTGGGTGAGGCTGCAGAGTGTAAAATGATTCCACGTAGTTTTCCTCCCTGTGTGCAATAAGTACATCACTGGACTGCTCTCATATAACAGCAACTGAGAGATTCAAAAATGTTGtcagaaaatgcagaaaaagacATGTTGACGGGGGAATGGTACTGGGAGATATGAGTCTTCATCCTGGCTTGTTACAGTGGTTTAACACACTGCTATAAGAACATGAAAACTGTTGACAGCTACTCACTGTGTGCTGCCAGGATCTTCAGCTCAGCAGAGTTAGTCAGGCTGCTGGCAATCTTCAGTTTAACCCCACGAGATTTCAGGCTGAGCAGCCTCTGGAACAAAAGCTGACCCTGAGGAAGACAGTGATGTTCTGCATTAGCGCAGTCTAGCATTCGAGTAGTGTTTCTGCATGTCTCTTAAAAGAGCCATACTTTTATCTCAGCAGGGTTAACCTCATTAAGACACTACATACAGATTTACTTGAAAATAATTGCATTTCCTTTCCCAGGGCACCTGGGAAATGGAGTTGGTTGAAGATACGTTCATACTGTCTGCTCTGATTTTGTACCTGCTTAGCGGCGCTTGGCGGTGTTTCCATGTCCCAAGAGTTTAAATCCCAGGCAGGTGACACCACCTCGACTGAGCGCCTTGCCTGGTCCAACAATGTGTGAAAaccaacagagagagggagatggggTCTGCCATccacaggaaggaggaggtaCTCTGGAATATTCTCCACAAGCACGATGCTGAGAGTAACACGTCGGTGTAAGTGCAGGCAtattaaaaactgaaactaCTTTAGACATCAACGTCTGTTTTCAGGTCtctaattactacagcaaaTGGGAAATAACTATATGAAAGCCTTTTCAGAGTTATAGGAAGACTAATAATCTGCTTCAGGTggacgcaaaaaaaaaaaaaaaaaaaaaagtgtacagCCAGCTCCTAATCTCTACTTCAGGCTAAAGACTTCGGACGATATATTGGCCACCACTAACATACATTCAAACCTCTGACTAAGCTCATAACATATTGCTTTGTGACAAATGCAGGCACCAGGCTTTGAAAAGCTAGTAGAAGGTAAAAGACAAAATATCTGGCTCAGCTTCTTCAATTTAGAAGTTGTCTTCTGACAGCATCTGGAAATATGAAACTCCGATAAGGTAAACTCATGAGCGGTTATTAAGGAATCACAGAGGACCGAACACTTAGATGTGCTATATTCACCAGTCGCTCTGAGCTCTTCAAGCAGAATGCACAACACATAACTATAAGTAGGCCTGCTATTTGCTTGCCTTGATACACTCCTTTACTGCTTTTGCACTGAATCTTACCGACagtctctgctgcagttttccTCTGTGATACCATCCTCGTCGTCCCCCCAGATGTCCACCGAAGAGAAGATCAGCACCACCAGAATGGTGAAGCAACAGAGGAGGGCAAAGATGGCAATGCACTTCTGCTGggtctggacacacacacacacacacacactgattaaagACTGACACGTCATGGTAGTTGTCAGTGACAGCTAATCAGCAGCATTGCAGAGCTCTCCTCCCATGTTGTACTGCGGGTTTTAGAGCTTGCAGCAAATACATCGACGTGGCGGTTAGCACTACGGGTACAAAAAGAAATGATCGGTTCTTAAATTTTGATGTCAGTTGCCTCAGTTGATGTCACTAATTAGTGGTAGGGATTCATGTTCAGTaaaacagctgaatgtgtttttttacaCATTGGAAACCTTTAATTTGACAGCTGGGCTCCTTAAGGATCGAATGCCCTGGAGCCAAAACCTCTCTTTACACTGCACAGCAGAGGACAAGTGCAGTGGAACGCTCCTCAGCAGTCTGCAAATTCATACCCAACTATAAGGAATAATggaaagttctgcttttttGTGTAACGTCTGTTTTGTTGCTCATGTGAATCCCAGCTGAAAGGGATTTTATAACCTCCGTGCCAGGACAAATACACCCACTGGTGCATATATGAGAAGCAATATTAAAGGCTATattgatgtgcatgtgtgtgtgtgtgtgtgtgttgtttattgtgtatACCGGTTGTAATAAGAGTGGAGTGACAGTTTGGTCAGAGGTTATAATGCAGCAGCCCTGATGTCGCCTGAGGAGTTTTGATTTCCACTGTTTTAAAAGTGCAGTTAGGCACTTCTGTTTTGCTAACGACTACAGATTTTCTCTGCCCTGTTTGGCTTTGTGGTCCGTCAACAtcaaattacaaacattttgtgttcGATCAATTGGACAACAACAGGAATTGCATCCTGCTGTAAAGTTTGCTTGCATGTTCTCAGGGAGACGGCTCCCTCCTACAACTTCTAGGAATTTTTCccattaaataaaagaagaacTGTACTGAGCAGTATAGCATATAAAAAACAGTGgttgaaaatatttgttttcactctTGTCTTGGGCAATGAGGCTGAAAGACTGGTGCCAGTCGGCTGCACCTCACACCCCTCTGCTGTCCGCTGAGACCAGTGAGTCAAGGACCAGGCTGGACTATTGGACGTTTACATGGCCGTGAGGAAATAAAGCCTCAACAAGGCTGACAGTGAAATCAGTCAGTCCACTTACAGCACAGGAGCTGCTGATGCAGGAAGAAGCAATATTTCACAAACTAACATAGTTAGTACTCTATCTGCCGCTGAAATGGCTATTTGATTAGTTGATTAACAAAATACGACTAAAAGCCTTAGCTGGTTactccatttgtttgttttatgtctttCGGTTTTAAGCTGATGATTGGGCAAAAGAAGCAATTTGAAAGCGTGCCAAATTACTTGGCAACTGTTTGGATAATCAGTAGAATAATCCAAGTTGTTTATCAAGCGAAAATTGCAAACTAGCTGGTTTGAGTTTATCATATcgtgaaatgtttctgttttatagAAAATGAATTGATGGTTTCCTTTAGTTGTTTGAATAAACTGAAGTATTTTAAGGCGTCCCCTGCATTTTGGTAAATTGTGagtttttcattatatttagACATTTTATGGGTGAAAAAATTCATTGTAAATTAACTAAGCAAATCCAAAGCTAATCCATTTATCAAGCAAAATGCAATGCACTCAATGGTTTTCAATTTCTTTCTCAAAATTTTACATTGTCCtcctttttttgtcataaatCAAACTGAATATTGAGGAAGAAATTATGAACCGATGTGTTTAAACAAAGTTGCAGATGTCCCCTGTGGGAAACTGACAACGaagaacaacaagaagaaagaagaagaacaacacaTAAGGCTTCTTTCAAATTAATCAGTGAAACAATCAAGTTATTGAAGCCAGTAAAAAGGAAAGCCTTTGgtaaatgtgcacacaaactTTGCTGACAGACAAAAATAGGACATCATCATAATGAATTTATGCAGAGGGAAGAAAGGGCAGTTGTAAACATCACCTTCACAGGCTCCTGTGTGGTCGGTCCCGCCATGAGAGCTGCACTCCTTCAAACTTCTCTGACAGCTgggaaacagcagctcagtcaCACATCTTTATAGCCCGTCCCCGCCCCTCACTACCGAGCAGGACTTTCTGATGCTTCGttgcctgtctctgtcttcattgTGCTGGGTCCTCTGTCCTGgcaggcaggtgtgtgtgtgtgtgtgtgtgagtctcaGCTCCCCGATGTGGTTCTGTGTCCATGCgagctgtgtgtgcgtgcagctCATGCTCTGTTTCTCAGtaggagagatggagaaagaccAGCCCCTCTTGTTCAGATGGCCAATACAGAGctcccacaccaccaccacttttactcactcctctcttcctctttaatTCCCTCTGTATCTTACTCGTTTGTTTGATGAACAAACTTGTCTTCTAGAAAGCTGGCAGTCTTGGCTTCATTTGAGAGGGATATTGAAACATGCCACTGATCATTGCATGTGTGAGAGACGTGGCGCAAAATTCTCTAATTGCTCACAACTCATTATGTCAGATATGCACGCATATGAACGCACAC contains:
- the pld5 gene encoding inactive phospholipase D5, with translation MAGPTTQEPVKTQQKCIAIFALLCCFTILVVLIFSSVDIWGDDEDGITEENCSRDCRIVLVENIPEYLLLPVDGRPHLPLSVGFHTLLDQARRSVEVVSPAWDLNSWDMETPPSAAKQGQLLFQRLLSLKSRGVKLKIASSLTNSAELKILAAHNAEVHFVNMTALTRGGLRSSFIIVDRKHIYIGSADMNWRSLSKRKELGVVVYNCSCLALDLHRVFLFYWQLHERDYIPSIWSKRVTALYGKNDALELQLNTTDATAYVSTSPELFCPKDRTRDVDAIYQVIQSANRFIFISVTDYLPLVSRRFRGATVTRYWSPLDEAIREAVVLRGVRVRLLISFWKKTHPLTFNFATSLKSLCMQLQNCSLEVRFFSHREQKDDIQHGLNHNKYMVTDNAVYIGNHDWVGSDFAINAGVGLVVEMKNSLKEDGETILEHVKSAFERDWRSRYAKSLQGSKDHQGKYRNLQQVKIHEETKEENKWNSPLSL